From a single Lolium rigidum isolate FL_2022 chromosome 7, APGP_CSIRO_Lrig_0.1, whole genome shotgun sequence genomic region:
- the LOC124671039 gene encoding DNA topoisomerase 1 beta-like has translation MSAVFMFDGDDDDAPPLCQESNTVDGDKSKLKRPHVAEVDHLMSDADSDDDTPIGLRKKAASKRGCSASYEDSEDNKTLAARFLRVTRGGTSSVSIPSSKDKPVLPNISNAIKRPCDSNSQPTSQSALKKAKCSDGTSSASASAKREPRGKDNGNDSIHLAQTRQTTGESSKRKDPLAKNIVKKSPSSSKDNKKGKAKKNPQLSKTTEACQGRKKWSTLVHNGVLFPPPYKPHGVQMLYNGQPVTLTPEQEEVATMFAVMKDTEYASKETFTNNFFNDWRNILGTKHVVKKFQHCDFTPIYEWHLQEKEKKKQMTTEEKKALREERVKQDDKFMWAFVDGVKEKVGNFRVEPPGLFRGRGEHPKMGRLKRRIRPSDITINIGEGAPVPVCPIHGESWKEVKHDNTVTWLAFWNDPINQKECKYVFLAASSSLKGQSDKEKYEKARKLKDHIHNIRVNYTKDFRSKDQAKKQIAVATYLIDKLALRAGNEKDDDEADTVGCCTLKVENVTCLPPNRLQFDFLGKDSIRYLNTVEVELPVYQAIKEFCAGKHKGEAVFGKLDTNKLNAHLKDLMPGLTAKVFRTYNASITLDTILNKETEDATLLEKITVYQRANKEVAIICNHQRAVSKSHDSQITKLNEKIDELKALRDGLEVDLEKAKKGKPLGYDEDGKRKRNLTPEVLVNKISSVESRIQKMEIDMKTKEELKTVALGTSKINYLDPRITVAWCKTREVPIEKIFSKTILAKFGWAMDVDPDFRF, from the exons ATGTCTGCAGTATTTATGTTTGacggagacgacgatgacgctCCACCACTTTGTCAGGAGAGTAACACGGTGGATGGTGATAAGAGTAAACTGAAAAGACCTCATGTAGCAGAAGTTGATCACCTCATGTCGGATGCGGATTCAGACGATGACACGCCAATTGGGTTAAGGAAAAAGGCTGCTTCAAAACGTGGATGTAGTGCCTCTTATGAAGATTCAGAAGATAACAAGACATTGGCTGCCCGGTTTTTGCGAGTTACTCGGGGTGGCACATCATCTGTGAGTATTCCAAGTTCCAAGGACAAACCAGTCCTACCCAACATCAGCAATGCAATCAAAAGGCCATGCGATAGCAACAGCCAACCAACTTCACAATCAGCTCTTAAGAAGGCAAAGTGTTCGGATGGTACTTCTTCTGCCTCCGCAAGTGCCAAAAGAGAACCCAGGGGCAAGGATAATGGCAATGACAGCATACATCTAGCACAAACAAGGCAGACAACCGGCGAGTCTTCGAAAAGAAAGGACCCGCTTGCAAAGAATATTGTGAAGAAGAGTCCTTCATCTTCTAAGGACAACAAAAAAGGAAAAGCAAAGAAAAATCCACAGCTCTCAAAGACAACGGAGGCCTGTCAAGGTCGAAAGAAGTGGTCTACTTTGGTGCACAATGGTGTTCTTTTCCCCCCTCCGTACAAGCCTCATGGTGTCCAGATGCTTTACAATGGGCAACCGGTTACTCTCACTCCAGAACAGGAGGAG GTCGCAACCATGTTTGCTGTGATGAAAGacacagagtatgcatccaaggaAACGTTTACCAACAACTTCTTCAACGACTGGAGAAATATTCTTGGTACAAAACATGTTGTCAAAAAGTTTCAGCATTGCGATTTCACACCCATCTATGAATGGCACCttcaggagaaggagaagaagaaacagaTGACCACAGAG GAGAAGAAAGCATTGCGAGAAGAGAGAGTGAAACAAGATGATAAGTTTATGTGGGCTTTCGTTGATGGTGTAAAAGAGAAG GTTGGCAATTTCAGAGTAGAACCGCCTGGCTTATTCAGGGGACGAGGAGAACATCCAAAG ATGGGAAGACTGAAGCGACGCATCCGACCAAGTGATATTACAATAAACATCGGAGAAGGAGCTCCAGTCCCGGTGTGTCCTATACATGGAGAAAG CTGGAAAGAAGTTAAACATGACAATACTGTTACATGGTTGGCCTTTTGGAATGATCCGATAAACCAAAAAGAATGCAAATATGTTTTCCTGGCGGCAAGCAGCTCACTGAAGGGACAAAGTGACAAGGAAAAATACGAAAAGGCTCGGAAACTGAAG GATCACATACACAATATACGTGTGAATTACACCAAGGATTTCAGGAGCAAAGATCAGGCAAAAAAACAAATTGCAGTGGCAACATACCTTATAGATAAACTAGCCCTCAGGGCGGGAAATGAAAAG GATGACGATGAGGCTGATACTGTTGGTTGTTGTACGCTGAAGGTTGAAAATGTTACCTGTCTTCCTCCTAACAGACTGCAG TTCGACTTCCTTGGTAAAGATTCTATTAGATACTTGAACACCGTAGAGGTTGAACTACCTGTGTACCAGGCGATTAAGGAATTCTGTGCTG GAAAACATAAGGGAGAGGCTGTCTTTGGCAAGCTTGATACAAATAAACTAAATGCTCATCTAAAAGACTTAATGCCTGGCCTTACTGCAAAAGTGTTCCGTACATACAATGCTTCCATAACTTTGGACACTATA TTGAACAAAGAAACTGAAGATGCAACCCTTCTTGAAAAAATTACGGTCTATCAGCGAGCAAACAAAGAG GTTGCTATAATCTGTAACCATCAGCGTGCTGTCTCGAAATCACATGATTCCCAAATTACTAAACTGAATGAAAAGATTGACGAATTAAAG GCCCTGAGGGATGGGTTGGAAGTAGACCTGGAGAAAGCAAAAAAAGGAAAACCTCTAGGTTATGATGAAGATGGGAAGCGAAAGAGAAATTTGACCCCTGAAGT ATTGGTGAATAAGATCTCTTCAGTCGAAAGCAGGATACAGAAAATGGAAATCGATATGAAGACTAAAGAGGAATTGAAGACAGTGGCACTAGGAACATCAAAGATCAACTACCTTGATCCTAGAATTACCGTGGCATGGTGCAAAACCCGCGAAGTCCCTATTGAGAAG ATTTTCagcaaaacaatcctcgcaaaattTGGATGGGCAATGGATGTGGACCCGGATTTCAGATTCTAG
- the LOC124671038 gene encoding BTB/POZ and MATH domain-containing protein 2-like translates to MANNPSSSVHKPTSETSSRCVTDGLTTAQKFEVIGYSLLEGMGASRFVTSSTFSVGDYDWNIMIYPDGMEEEDKACYVSVFLAVCDGATGVRVKYTFSLLEKDGRVSNLRSATRTFEPLASSWGWSKFIEKSKLQELLSRSDDCFTVRCVLTIIKKTRIEGAGSVIVPVPESNLRTHFANMLEDGEGVDVTFSVGGQLFGAHKYVLAARSSVLKAELFGQMKETTMKCIEIHDMEPAIFEALIHFIYTDSLPSNCDVDQDGALQHLLVAADRYGLDRLKAICEGMLCQRIDVQTVATTLACLGYLSSQDVLRAVKETDGFKHLATSCPWIIMDILDKLSEV, encoded by the coding sequence ATGGCaaacaatccatcttcttcagttCACAAGCCCACCTCCGAGACCTCGTCGAGGTGCGTGACAGACGGCCTCACCACCGCCCAGAAGTTCGAGGTCATTGGGTACTCGCTGCTAGAGGGTATGGGTGCTAGCAGGTTCGTTACCTCGAGCACATTCAGCGTAGGCGACTACGATTGGAATATCATGATCTATCCTGatggcatggaggaggaggacaaGGCTTGCTATGTGTCGGTCTTCTTGGCCGTCTGTGACGGGGCAACTGGCGTGAGGGTGAAGTACACTTTCAGTTTACTGGAGAAAGATGGAAGGGTTAGTAATCTACGTAGCGCAACAAGGACATTTGAGCCCTTAGCTAGTTCTTGGGGCTGGAGCAAGTTCATTGAAAAGTCCAAGCTGCAAGAACTGCTATCCCGTAGTGACGATTGCTTCACAGTCAGGTGTGTTTTGACCATCATAAAGAAGACTCGCATAGAAGGTGCAGGCAGTGTCATAGTCCCAGTCCCAGAGTCGAATCTGCGCACACACTTTGCAAACATGTTGGAGGATGGGGAAGGCGTGGACGTGACATTTAGTGTCGGTGGCCAGCTCTTCGGTGCACATAAATACGTGTTAGCCGCACGATCCTCGGTCTTGAAGGCCGAGCTCTTTGGCCAAATGAAGGAGACCACCATGAAATGCATCGAGATCCATGACATGGAGCCTGCCATCTTTGAGGCACTTATTCACTTCATTTACACGGATTCACTGCCAAGCAATTGCGATGTTGATCAAGATGGGGCATTGCAACACTTGTTGGTTGCCGCAGATCGGTATGGGCTGGACAGGCTAAAGGCTATTTGTGAAGGGATGTTGTGCCAGAGAATTGATGTGCAAACAGTTGCAACCACCCTAGCTTGTCTTGGGTACCTATCTTCACAGGATGTGCTTCGAGCTGTCAAGGAGACTGACGGATTCAAGCACCTCGCAACAAGTTGTCCATGGATTATAATGGACATTTTAGACAAGTTGTcagaagtatga